One bacterium genomic window carries:
- a CDS encoding DMT family protein has protein sequence MFMTFAWYGHLKYKNAPLLAAILVSWGIAFFEYMLMVPANRMGSNVYSVVQLKTIQEVITLVVFAGFSAWYLGQPLKWNHYAAFALIVGAAFLMFYDGPGAAH, from the coding sequence GTGTTCATGACCTTCGCCTGGTACGGGCACCTGAAGTACAAGAACGCGCCGCTGCTGGCGGCGATCCTGGTCAGCTGGGGCATCGCGTTCTTCGAGTACATGCTGATGGTCCCGGCCAACCGCATGGGCAGCAATGTCTATTCGGTGGTCCAGCTCAAGACCATCCAGGAAGTCATCACCCTGGTCGTGTTCGCCGGTTTCTCGGCCTGGTACCTGGGCCAGCCGCTGAAGTGGAACCACTACGCCGCCTTCGCCCTGATCGTCGGCGCGGCGTTCCTGATGTTCTACGACGGGCCCGGCGCGGCGCACTG